The following are encoded together in the Cynocephalus volans isolate mCynVol1 chromosome 4, mCynVol1.pri, whole genome shotgun sequence genome:
- the SMCO4 gene encoding single-pass membrane and coiled-coil domain-containing protein 4 isoform X1, with translation MCVPCASSWTLQPPKLEFCALTRGIWLFLEAISGHTLWHPLGKMRQLKGKPKKETSKDKKERKQAMQEARQQITTVVLPTLAVVVLLIVVFVYVATRPTITDSTW, from the exons ATGTGTGTACCCTGTGCTTCCAGCTGGACACTGCAGCCTCCTAAGCTG GAGTTCTGTGCCTTGACCAGAGGAATTTGGCTCTTCCTCGAAGCCATCTCTGGACACACCCTCTGGCATCCTCTGGGAAAGATGCGGCAGCTCAAAGGGAAACCCAAGAAGGAGACGTCCAAGGACAAGAAGGAGCGGAAGCAGGCCATGCAGGAGGCCCGGCAGCAGATCACCACGGTGGTGCTGCCCACGCTGGCTGTGGTCGTGCTCCTGATCGTGGTGTTCGTGTACGTGGCCACGCGCCCCACCATCACTGA CTCCACCTGGTGA
- the SMCO4 gene encoding single-pass membrane and coiled-coil domain-containing protein 4 isoform X2 produces MCVPCASSWTLQPPKLEFCALTRGIWLFLEAISGHTLWHPLGKMRQLKGKPKKETSKDKKERKQAMQEARQQITTVVLPTLAVVVLLIVVFVYVATRPTITE; encoded by the exons ATGTGTGTACCCTGTGCTTCCAGCTGGACACTGCAGCCTCCTAAGCTG GAGTTCTGTGCCTTGACCAGAGGAATTTGGCTCTTCCTCGAAGCCATCTCTGGACACACCCTCTGGCATCCTCTGGGAAAGATGCGGCAGCTCAAAGGGAAACCCAAGAAGGAGACGTCCAAGGACAAGAAGGAGCGGAAGCAGGCCATGCAGGAGGCCCGGCAGCAGATCACCACGGTGGTGCTGCCCACGCTGGCTGTGGTCGTGCTCCTGATCGTGGTGTTCGTGTACGTGGCCACGCGCCCCACCATCACTGAGTGA